A stretch of DNA from Natrinema halophilum:
TGCGACGAGGTTCGCTCGTCGGTTCATCTCCGCGAATGTGGCCGTCTCGCCGGTCGGCGCATAGGTGAAGTATCGCCGTTCGGGCCACAGTTCGGCGGCAGTTTCGACGACGCCTTTGATCGACTCTTGCTCCCGGATTTGGGGGTGAAGCGTTTCCTGTACGGTCTCGTAGTCGTAATCGTCCATCATTCGTGTCAGTTTGATCGTACTCGGTATCGATGTGCAATCCGCTGGTGTCGCTGTTAGTCGTCAGATACCTCTCCCGCTTCCGGCCGGTCGGTGATCTCCCTGCTGACGGACGAGCGCTTCCTGTAGAAGATGTCGTCGAGGAAGCTTTCGTCGAGCGTCTGCGTGGTCGCGAGGCTCAGGAGCGGACACAGGACGAAGCTGACGACGATTCCCAGTGCGGAACCGCGCCACGGAACCGTCCAGAGCGTCATTCCGAGCGTCTGGCCGAGGCCGAAGTAACCGATCGTGTGAATCGAGAACCCCACGATAGCGCTCACCTTCGCGGCGGTCGGCGTGACGCCGTCCCAGATGGATCCCCACAGGAGGATCGGGACGAACGCAGCCGCGAACGCGCCGATGCCGATCCACATCAATCCGGTGAGGAAATTCGGCGGGTTGAACGCGATGATCAGCGCGACGATGGCCATGATGAGGATCATCAACCGCGTTCCGATGTTGGTCTGTCGATCGAGCGTGCTGTCGTCGACGTTCCATCCGAGTAGCGGAACGAGGGTGTCCTTGTACAGGTCGTTCGAGACGGCGATTGCACAGGTGAGGAACAACCCTGCAGTCGTCGACATGATAGCCGCGAAGATCGCCACTCCGACGAACGCGTACACGACGTCGGGCATGGCGTTAGAGACGAGTATGAGCGTCGCAACGTCCGGCGTCTCGAGGCCCGGCGCGACGGCGCGTCCGGCCAGTCCACCCACGAGCATCAGCCCGTACATCACCGTCATGAAGATCAGCGAGACCAGAAGCGTCCACTTCACGTTTTTCTCGTCGTCGAGTGCCATCCAGAGTCGGGACAGCTGCGGGGTGAGGGCGAACAGTCCCAACGCGAGGAAGATGGCGGGTCCGTTAAACGTACTGAAGTGGGGTGCCCCGAACATCGAGTTCGCTCCGAGACTCGGGTTTTGCGCGACGACAGCCGCGTTCATCTCGCCGATTCCGCCGACGGACATGAATCCGGCAGCGATCACGATAACGCCCAGAATGAGCATGAACGCTCCCTGGATTGCGCTATTGAGGATCTCGG
This window harbors:
- a CDS encoding sodium:solute symporter family transporter, which gives rise to MSLYGWTALFGVFFLGLLFVLTYIATKRTEGLRDFLVAPTSYGPVWVGLAVGATACSAAATLGNPGLVYSYGWSGMWYGYGYGLMVIAWAVSAYQLNRFSRDLGANSLPDFFGKRFQSPFLRAFSAIVTLFLAFYIAGQFAGASLAITEMTPLTYTNGILIGAGIIVLYVMIGGAHAEILNSAIQGAFMLILGVIVIAAGFMSVGGIGEMNAAVVAQNPSLGANSMFGAPHFSTFNGPAIFLALGLFALTPQLSRLWMALDDEKNVKWTLLVSLIFMTVMYGLMLVGGLAGRAVAPGLETPDVATLILVSNAMPDVVYAFVGVAIFAAIMSTTAGLFLTCAIAVSNDLYKDTLVPLLGWNVDDSTLDRQTNIGTRLMILIMAIVALIIAFNPPNFLTGLMWIGIGAFAAAFVPILLWGSIWDGVTPTAAKVSAIVGFSIHTIGYFGLGQTLGMTLWTVPWRGSALGIVVSFVLCPLLSLATTQTLDESFLDDIFYRKRSSVSREITDRPEAGEVSDD